In a genomic window of Vicia villosa cultivar HV-30 ecotype Madison, WI unplaced genomic scaffold, Vvil1.0 ctg.000073F_1_1, whole genome shotgun sequence:
- the LOC131623474 gene encoding small ribosomal subunit protein eS25y, protein MAPKKEKAPPPSSKPAKSGGGKQKKKKWSKGKQKEKVNNMVLFDQGTYDKLLTEAPKYKLITPSVLSDRLRINGSLARRAIRDLMAKGLIRLVSAHASQQIYTRATNT, encoded by the exons ATG GCTCCAAAGAAGGAAAAGGCCCCTCCACCGTCCTCCAAGCCAGCCAAATCTGGTGGTGGCAAGCAGAAGAAGAAG AAGTGGAGCAAAGGAAAGCAAAAGGAGAAGGTGAACAACATGGTGCTGTTTGATCAGGGTACTTATGATAAGCTCCTAACTGAAGCACCCAAATACAAGCTCATTACTCCTTCAGTTCTCTCCGATCGTTTGAGG ATTAATGGATCACTTGCAAGGAGGGCTATAAGGGACTTGATGGCTAAAGGTTTAATCAGGTTGGTATCTGCCCATGCAAGCCAGCAGATTTACACCAGGGCTACAAACACCTAA
- the LOC131623475 gene encoding uncharacterized protein LOC131623475: MEFSSLNTKTHNHARSNSLPSKPHPIILQCNEHLSKLGGANSNHDAISSLTLIHKLNILQDLHLCIEKLVQLPLTQEALVKQSQEKWVDEFLEGSLRLLDTCTATKDALLHTKECARELQSIIRRKRGGELEVTIEVKKFLTSRKVVRKAIFKALENLKGNTHKCILSINNNKDYQTLATISLLKEVEMITFSIFESLLNFMCGTQTKRTSWSLVSKLMNSKRVSNSSSQSEDENEFAKVDNALELFAFNIGSKLSDVENLQNKLVNLGSCIQDFEEGLESLFRRLIKIRVALLNILNH, from the coding sequence ATGGAGTTCTCTTCATTGAACACCAAAACTCATAACCATGCTCGTTCAAATAGTTTACCTTCTAAGCCACATCCTATAATTCTACAATGCAATGAACATTTATCAAAATTAGGGGGTGCTAATAGTAACCATGATGCAATTTCCTCTTTAACTCTCATCCACAAACTAAACATCCTTCAAGATTTGCATTTATGCATTGAGAAATTGGTTCAACTACCTCTAACACAAGAAGCACTTGTAAAACAAAGCCAAGAGAAATGGGTTGATGAGTTTTTGGAAGGTTCCTTAAGGCTTCTAGACACATGCACCGCGACGAAAGATGCATTACTCCACACGAAAGAGTGCGCCCGCGAGCTACAATCGATTATAAGAAGAAAGAGAGGAGGTGAATTAGAGGTTACGATAGAGGTTAAGAAGTTTTTGACCTCAAGGAAAGTGGTGAGAAAGGCTATATTCAAAGCCTTGGAAAATTTGAAAGGTAATACACATAAATGTATTTTATCTATTAACAACAACAAAGATTATCAAACTTTGGCAACAATTAGTTTGTTGAAAGAGGTTGAAATGATAACTTTCTCTATATTTGAGTCATTGTTGAATTTTATGTGTGGAACACAAACAAAGAGAACTAGTTGGTCTTTGGTTTCAAAGCTTATGAATAGCAAAAGGGTGTCAAATTCATCATCACAAAGTGAAGATGAGAATGAGTTTGCAAAAGTGGATAATGCTTTGGAGTTATTTGCTTTCAACATTGGAAGCAAGTTAAGTGATGTTGAAAATTTGCAAAATAAGTTGGTGAATTTAGGATCATGCATACAAGACTTTGAAGAAGGACTTGAATCATTGTTTAGGCGTTTGATTAAAATAAGAGTTGCACTTCTTAATATCCTTAATCACTAG